From one Triticum aestivum cultivar Chinese Spring chromosome 4B, IWGSC CS RefSeq v2.1, whole genome shotgun sequence genomic stretch:
- the LOC123092989 gene encoding beta-glucosidase 6 isoform X1, translating into MGIKRPGQCGAAASLALLLLLVAAPPRGCVAAAGSGGGGLTRGSFPKGFVFGTASAAYQYEGAVKVDGRGQTIWDTFAHTFGKITDFSNADVAVDQYHRFEEDIQLMADMGMDAYRFSIAWARILPNGVGQVNQAGIDHYNRLINALLAKGIQPYVTLYHWDLPQALEDKYNGWLDRQIVDDFAEYAETCFAAFGDRVKHWITVNEPHTVAIQGYDAGLQAPGRCSVLLHLYCKSGNSGTEPYIVAHNFILAHAAVSQLYRTKYKAAQNGELGMAFDVMWYEPMSGAAIDVEATKRAQEFQLGWFADPFFFGDYPATMRKRVGERLPRFTAEEAALVKGALDFVGINHYTTYYTRHNDTDIIVRLLNDTLADTGTISLPFKNGRAIGDRANSIWLYIVPRGMRSLMNYVKNRYNSPPIYITENGMDDSNSPFIALKDALKDTKRIKYHNDYLTNLADSIKEDGCDVRGYFAWSLLDNWEWAAGYTSRFGLYFVDYNDKLKRYPKSSVQWFKSLLSSS; encoded by the exons ATGGGGATAAAGCGGCCGGGCCAATGCGGCGCGGCGGCGTCGCTGGCCCTGCTTCTCCTCCTagtcgccgcgccgccgcggggATGCGTTGCGGCTGCGGGGAGCGGCGGGGGAGGGCTCACGAGGGGCAGCTTCCCCAAGGGGTTCGTCTTCGGCACAGCCTCCGCCGCGTACCAG TACGAGGGGGCGGTGAAGGTGGACGGGAGAGGGCAGACCATCTGGGACACCTTCGCGCACACCTTCG GAAAGATCACTGACTTCAGCAACGCGGACGTCGCGGTGGATCAGTACCACCGTTTCGAG GAGGACATACAGCTGATGGCGGACATGGGGATGGACGCGTACCGCTTCTCCATCGCCTGGGCGAGGATCCTCCCAA ATGGCGTTGGTCAGGTCAACCAGGCCGGCATCGACCACTACAACAGACTCATCAACGCACTGCTCGCTAAAG GAATCCAGCCATATGTGACCCTGTACCACTGGGACCTCCCCCAGGCCCTGGAGGACAAGTACAACGGGTGGCTCGACAGGCAGATTGT GGATGACTTTGCGGAGTACGCCGAGACGTGCTTCGCGGCGTTCGGGGACCGGGTGAAGCACTGGATCACGGTGAACGAGCCGCACACGGTGGCCATCCAGGGCTACGACGCCGGGCTGCAGGCGCCCGGCCGCTGCTCCGTGCTGCTCCACCTCTACTGCAAGTCAGGCAACTCCGGCACCGAGCCCTACATCGTCGCCCACAACTTCATCCTCGCCCACGCCGCCGTCTCCCAATTGTACAGGACCAAGTACAAG GCGGCGCAGAACGGGGAGCTCGGCATGGCGTTCGACGTGATGTGGTACGAGCCCATGTCGGGCGCGGCGATCGACGTCGAGGCGACTAAGCGGGCGCAGGAGTTCCAGCTGGGGTGGTTCGCGGACCCCTTCTTCTTCGGCGACTACCCGGCCACCATGAGGAAGCGGGTCGGGGAGAGGCTGCCCAGGTTCACGGCGGAGGAGGCCGCGCTCGTCAAGGGGGCGCTCGACTTCGTGGGCATCAACCACTACACCACCTACTACACCAGGCACAACGACACCGATATCATCGTCCGCCTGCTCAACGACACCCTCGCAGACACCGGCACCATCAGCCTGC CATTCAAGAACGGCAGAGCGATTGGGGATAGG GCGAACTCGATATGGCTGTACATTGTGCCCAGAGGGATGAGGAGCCTGATGAACTATGTCAAGAACAGGTACAATAGCCCACCAATCTACATCACCGAAAATG GGATGGATGACAGCAACAGCCCCTTCATTGCCCTCAAGGACGCCCTCAAGGACACCAAGCGGATCAAATACCACAACGACTACCTCACCAATCTGGCTGACTCCATAAA GGAGGATGGGTGCGACGTGCGCGGCTACTTCGCGTGGTCTCTGCTGGACAACTGGGAGTGGGCGGCCGGGTACACGTCCAGGTTCGGGCTCTACTTCGTGGACTACAACGATAAGCTCAAGAGATACCCCAAGAGCTCCGTGCAGTGGTTCAAGAGCCTCCTCAGCTCCAGTTGA
- the LOC123092989 gene encoding beta-glucosidase 6 isoform X2, with translation MGIKRPGQCGAAASLALLLLLVAAPPRGCVAAAGSGGGGLTRGSFPKGFVFGTASAAYQYEGAVKVDGRGQTIWDTFGKITDFSNADVAVDQYHRFEEDIQLMADMGMDAYRFSIAWARILPNGVGQVNQAGIDHYNRLINALLAKGIQPYVTLYHWDLPQALEDKYNGWLDRQIVDDFAEYAETCFAAFGDRVKHWITVNEPHTVAIQGYDAGLQAPGRCSVLLHLYCKSGNSGTEPYIVAHNFILAHAAVSQLYRTKYKAAQNGELGMAFDVMWYEPMSGAAIDVEATKRAQEFQLGWFADPFFFGDYPATMRKRVGERLPRFTAEEAALVKGALDFVGINHYTTYYTRHNDTDIIVRLLNDTLADTGTISLPFKNGRAIGDRANSIWLYIVPRGMRSLMNYVKNRYNSPPIYITENGMDDSNSPFIALKDALKDTKRIKYHNDYLTNLADSIKEDGCDVRGYFAWSLLDNWEWAAGYTSRFGLYFVDYNDKLKRYPKSSVQWFKSLLSSS, from the exons ATGGGGATAAAGCGGCCGGGCCAATGCGGCGCGGCGGCGTCGCTGGCCCTGCTTCTCCTCCTagtcgccgcgccgccgcggggATGCGTTGCGGCTGCGGGGAGCGGCGGGGGAGGGCTCACGAGGGGCAGCTTCCCCAAGGGGTTCGTCTTCGGCACAGCCTCCGCCGCGTACCAG TACGAGGGGGCGGTGAAGGTGGACGGGAGAGGGCAGACCATCTGGGACACCTTC GGAAAGATCACTGACTTCAGCAACGCGGACGTCGCGGTGGATCAGTACCACCGTTTCGAG GAGGACATACAGCTGATGGCGGACATGGGGATGGACGCGTACCGCTTCTCCATCGCCTGGGCGAGGATCCTCCCAA ATGGCGTTGGTCAGGTCAACCAGGCCGGCATCGACCACTACAACAGACTCATCAACGCACTGCTCGCTAAAG GAATCCAGCCATATGTGACCCTGTACCACTGGGACCTCCCCCAGGCCCTGGAGGACAAGTACAACGGGTGGCTCGACAGGCAGATTGT GGATGACTTTGCGGAGTACGCCGAGACGTGCTTCGCGGCGTTCGGGGACCGGGTGAAGCACTGGATCACGGTGAACGAGCCGCACACGGTGGCCATCCAGGGCTACGACGCCGGGCTGCAGGCGCCCGGCCGCTGCTCCGTGCTGCTCCACCTCTACTGCAAGTCAGGCAACTCCGGCACCGAGCCCTACATCGTCGCCCACAACTTCATCCTCGCCCACGCCGCCGTCTCCCAATTGTACAGGACCAAGTACAAG GCGGCGCAGAACGGGGAGCTCGGCATGGCGTTCGACGTGATGTGGTACGAGCCCATGTCGGGCGCGGCGATCGACGTCGAGGCGACTAAGCGGGCGCAGGAGTTCCAGCTGGGGTGGTTCGCGGACCCCTTCTTCTTCGGCGACTACCCGGCCACCATGAGGAAGCGGGTCGGGGAGAGGCTGCCCAGGTTCACGGCGGAGGAGGCCGCGCTCGTCAAGGGGGCGCTCGACTTCGTGGGCATCAACCACTACACCACCTACTACACCAGGCACAACGACACCGATATCATCGTCCGCCTGCTCAACGACACCCTCGCAGACACCGGCACCATCAGCCTGC CATTCAAGAACGGCAGAGCGATTGGGGATAGG GCGAACTCGATATGGCTGTACATTGTGCCCAGAGGGATGAGGAGCCTGATGAACTATGTCAAGAACAGGTACAATAGCCCACCAATCTACATCACCGAAAATG GGATGGATGACAGCAACAGCCCCTTCATTGCCCTCAAGGACGCCCTCAAGGACACCAAGCGGATCAAATACCACAACGACTACCTCACCAATCTGGCTGACTCCATAAA GGAGGATGGGTGCGACGTGCGCGGCTACTTCGCGTGGTCTCTGCTGGACAACTGGGAGTGGGCGGCCGGGTACACGTCCAGGTTCGGGCTCTACTTCGTGGACTACAACGATAAGCTCAAGAGATACCCCAAGAGCTCCGTGCAGTGGTTCAAGAGCCTCCTCAGCTCCAGTTGA